In a single window of the Drosophila albomicans strain 15112-1751.03 chromosome 3, ASM965048v2, whole genome shotgun sequence genome:
- the LOC117567178 gene encoding uncharacterized protein LOC117567178, which translates to MCQLQEYAKLLCLLLVAGIVNTQQADEFPQCNNVAMDTFIVAIDDCTSYIYCNGENSFRDTCPEQTYFDGNSQECAFDDAGICLLSTETTTIETTNILGEEERKEVEEVEQEEVATTTAATEPPAATESPPATAPPAAVDVKPASPAGGRPHCDAIGDGYHPHPDRCEYYYSCLGGYLTIVRCPFKFGWDYAEERCKPMAEAQCFSL; encoded by the coding sequence atgtgcCAGCTCCAAGAATACGCCAAGCTGCTCTGCCTGCTCCTGGTTGCAGGAATAGTGAACACACAACAAGCAGATGAGTTTCCGCAATGCAACAACGTGGCAATGGACACCTTCATAGTGGCTATAGATGATTGCACCAGTTATATATATTGCAATGGAGAGAACTCCTTCAGGGACACGTGTCCAGAACAAACCTATTTCGATGGCAACTCGCAGGAATGTGCCTTCGATGATGCAGGCATTTGTTTACTCTCCACCGAGACGACAACAATCGAGACAACTAACATATTGGGAGAAGAGGAACGTAAGGAGGTGGAGGAAGTAGAGCAGGAAGAggttgccacaacaacagcagccacagagCCACCAGCAGCCACAGAGTCACCACCAGCCACAGCTCCACCAGCAGCCGTTGATGTTAAACCAGCTTCTCCAGCTGGCGGTAGACCGCATTGCGATGCCATTGGCGATGGTTATCATCCACATCCGGATCGCTGCGAGTATTATTATAGTTGCCTGGGTGGTTATTTAACCATTGTGCGTTGTCCCTTCAAATTCGGCTGGGATTATGCGGAGGAACGCTGCAAGCCGATGGCAGAGGCGCAATGCTTTAGCTTATAA
- the LOC117567176 gene encoding nitric oxide synthase-interacting protein homolog has product MTRHARNCTAGAVYTYNEKKRDAAESGYGTNAKRLGKDSVKSFDCCSLTLQPCRNPVVTKDGYLFDKEAILQYIVTKKNEYSRKLKEYERLRRVEENELAAEANNKQQARMERFVNAEKPTTTPAHKPAATATAVKSSDLNATPSTSAAAAAAAASSSVSSISNMANGHEKKLPSFWLPSECPNAGAAKAQKPDATIYCPVSQQPLKVKDLIDVKFTLLKDGDTKKSLIAKEARYMCPITHDVLSNAVPCAVLRPTGDVVTVECVEKLIRKDMIHPLTDRKLKDKDIILLQRGGTGYAITNDNLQAKEKRPMLQV; this is encoded by the exons atgacTCGCCATGCAAGGAATTGCACCGCTGGTGCTGTTTACACATATAACGAGAAGAAACGCGATGCTGCCGAATCTGGTTATGGAACAAATGCCAAGCGCCTGGGCAAGGATTCGGTAAAATCCTTCGATTGCTGCTCGCTCACATTGCAGCCATGCAGAAATCCCGTAGTTACCAAGGATGGATATCTCTTCGATAAGGAAGCCATACTGCAATACATTGTGACCAAGAAGAACGAGTATAGCCGCAAACTCAAGGAATACGAACGTTTGCGTCGCGTAGAGGAAAATGAATTGGCCGCTGAGgccaacaataaacaacaggCGCGCATGGAGCGTTTCGTCAATGCCGAGAAGCCCACAACGACGCCAGCCCACAAGCCAGCTGCCACTGCAACAGCCGTGAAATCCAGCGACTTAAATGCCACGCCCAGCacatcagctgcagcagctgcggccGCAGCTTCTAGTTCTGTCAGCTCCATTTCTAACATGGCTAATGGACATGAGAAGAAGCTGCCCAGTTTTTGGTTGCCTTCGGAGTGTCCCAACGCTGGTGCTGCCAAAGCACAAAAACCAGATGCAACTATTTACTGTCCTGTATCCCAGCAGCCGTTGAAAGTAAAGGATCTGATTGATGTCAAGTTTACGCTACTGAAGGATGGCGATACAAAGAAATCACTGATTGCTAAGGAAGCGCGTTACATGTGTCCCATCACACATGATGTGCTCAGCAATGCGGTGCCATGTGCTGTGCTGCGTCCCAC CGGCGATGTGGTCACTGTGGAGTGTGTGGAGAAGCTCATTCGCAAGGACATGATTCATCCGCTTACGGATCGCAAGCTTAAAGACaaagatataattttgttgcaaaGG GGAGGCACAGGGTACGCGATTACTAATGACAATCTGCAGGCCAAGGAAAAGCGGCCCATGCTACAGGTTTAG